CTATAAATCTACTTTGATTGAACTTGAGCGCTTGTTGCCTGAGAACATCTCGCTAGTTTATCTTTTGGGTGGCTTGGCTGTAGATTCAGATATAGAAATGCCAGCAGAGATGCAGGCATTTTTGCAGCAAACTTGGCGAAAGATAGCTAATCAGTTGGGGACTCAATTCAATTATCAGTTTTGGGAGCTAAATACACCTAGGCGTTCTACCTATCCCGCCAATCGAGCAGTTCTTGCGGCAAAACAGCAGGGCGCTGAGAAAGCGATGATAAATGCGATTCAACAGGCCTATTACTTAGATGCGAAAAACCCTTCAGATTTATCTGTGTTATGTAACTTGGCTGAAAGCTTACATTTAGATCTGGAAAGATTTACGGCTGATATTGGCAGTGAAAAACTCAATGCTGATTTACTCAACGAAATTCAGTTCTCTCGAAGTATGCCGATCCAAGGATTCCCGTCTTTAGTATTGGAGAAGGGGGGTCACTATTATCCGGTAGGTTTAGATTATAAAAATGCCCAAGCTAGCCTTGAGCATATTCAACAGTTACTGGCTTAAATACCTAGTTCGTCAAGTAAATCTTGATCAATGGTTTGCGCAACGTCTTTAGGCTCTTGCTCTGCTTTCTTCTGCGAGGCGGCTTGCTCAATAAGATCATCCGGGTCAACATCGTCTTCTGTTTCAAACTCATGAAGTTTAATAAATTCGGTTTTATCCATGGCGAGCTCAAGATAGAAGATGTTGTTCTTGGCAGTTGTGAAGGTTACTCGTCTTGCTTGAGGGCGGTCCAAGTTAGTATCAATTGAGATTAATACTTGCTTGTTTAAAGCTAACATTTTGGGTTGGTTTTGAGTAAGCGAGGTTTGTAACTCTTTACCTACAACACCAGTAAAATAACCCACCATCTGATTCATTAATTCACCCATTACATTACCCACTTCGTCGGCGGTATGTTGCTGAGCGAGTTCTGATTCTGGAATGCCCATGTGCAGCATGTAATTACGGTAAATTTCCATTGCAGCATCTGCAGTAAAGTTAATCACCACTAAACCAGAGAAGCCACCATCAAACAGAACAAAACAGCCAATGTCGGGCTTTAAACAGGTCTTGTTTATCTTTTGCACCATGGCAGAGTATTTAATGTCGCTGGCGGTTGCTTTGCTTAATACGTTAGTTACCGAATTACACAATGTAAGCAATACGTCTTCGGTGGTAACAACTTTTAATTTTTTCATGTAAATCCTTTTTAACTACTTCGCGGCAATGCCGTGGTAATGGGCTTAAGTATGGATGAGGAATACAATGCTGTATAGCTTTGATTGCTATGGGATATGCGGTAAAGAGTTCGAGTGTGAGGACGATCGAGAAATAAAAAAGCCTCAATAAATTGAGGCTTTAATTAGTAATTCAACTAAATACTAGTATTCAGCATTCTTCGGCGCACGCGGGAAAGGTATTACGTCACGGATGTTAGTGACACCAGTTACGTAAGACACTAAACGCTCAAAGCCTAAGCCGAAACCAGAGTGAGGTACAGTGCCGTAACGACGTAAGTCGCGGTACCAAGAGTAATCATCTTTATCGAGATCAAGTTCTAGCAAGCGCGCGTCTAATACCTCTAAACGTTCTTCACGTTGACTACCACCGATAATCTCACCAATACCCGGTGCTAATACGTCCATTGCCGCTACGGTTTTACCGTCGTCATTTTGGCGCATGTAGAACGCTTTAATGTCTTTCGGGTAATTTTTAACTACAACAGGTGCTTTAAAGTGTTCTTCAGCTAAGTAACGCTCGTGCTCTGAAGACATATCAATGCCCCATTCAACATCATACTCAAACTTTTTACCGCTATCTTTTAGAATCTGAATAGCATCGGTGTAATCAACTTGAGCAAAGTCAGTACTTACAAAGTTTTCTAAGCGGCTGATTGCTTCTTTGTTAATCCGTTGAGCGAAGAAGTTCATGTCGTCCATGCGCTCATCAAGTACTGCTTTAAATACATACTTCAACATGTCTTCAGCTAATTTAGCTACGTCTTCCAAATCTGCAAAGGCCACTTCAGGTTCAACCATCCAAAATTCAGCCAAGTGGCGGCTAGTATTTGAGTTTTCAGCACGGAAGGTTGGGCCAAAAGTATAGACTTTAGACAATGCACAGGCGTAGGTTTCGGCATTCAACTGGCCAGAAACCGTTAAGAATGTTTCTTTACCAAAGAAGTCTTGCTGGTAGTCAATCTCACCTTTATCACCTAATGGCAGGTTGTTCATGTCTAGGGTTGATACACGGAACATCTCACCCGCGCCTTCGGTGTCGCTACCGGTGATAATTGGCGTGCTTACCCAAACGTATCCCTGCTCGTGATAAAAACGGTGAATAGCTTGAGACAAGCAGTTTCGCACACGGGTAACCGCTCCAATTACGTTGGTACGTGGGCGTAGGTGGGCGTGTTCACGTAAATACTCAATGCTATGGCGTTTTGCTGACATTGGGTAGCTGTCAGGGTTTTCTACCCAACCAACAACTTCAACCTCGGTAGCTTGAATTTCGAATGACTGGCCTTTACCCGGTGATTCAACAACTTCACCAGTGACTACAACCGAACAACCGGCAGTTAGTTTAACGACATCATTCTCATAATTGGCTAGGGTATTAGGTGCCACCGCTTGAACGGCGTCGAAACATGAACCGTCATGAATGGCTAAGAAAGAAAGACCTGCTTTTGAATCGCGACGAGTACGGATCCAACCCTTAATAGTTACTTGTTGACCAACGCTGAACTTACCGCTCATAACGTCTGTCACTGAAGAATGCGTCATAGCAAACAACTGCTCCGATTTGATAGTGCTAATATTGTAAGGTGACCAATGTTACTTCTTAGGGCTAAAGACTCAAGTAAAAATTGATAAAACTCCGGAAATCGATAACTTATGTTAATGAAATGCATGAGTTGGAATAAAGGTGAGTTGCTAAATGCGGCAAAATAGAAAAGAACGTCGAAAAGGGCCAGATGGTTTACAACGCTTATTTGTGATTATTTCTTTGGTGGCCTGGACCATGTTTATTGGTTCTTTGGTGGTGTATCACTACGCAAGGCCAGAAATTGCCTACAGTGCCTTTCAATCGAACGATGGCCAAGGGTATCGAGATCATTGGATTGAAGACTTAAGGCAAGTCTTTGTACTTTTACTCTGGGCTTGTTGCGGCATTACTTTAGCTGGAATTTTTGTTAATTGGAGTCGTTCTCGCCGCAAAACAGACTATTTCAAAATGAATATGGGTCTGTTAGCAGCGATTGTTATAGCGATTTTGTTGTTCTATTACCTTAAGTTGTTCAGCGCTTAGATAGAACGGTGTAAATCGCCTTAGTTAGCTTTTGTAATTGTTCATCGGTGATGGTGTAAGGCGGCATAATATACACCAACTTTCCAAAAGGTCTTATCCATACACCTAAGTCGACAAACTTCGCTTGAATATCAGCTAGATTGACCGGGTTTTTAGTTTCGACTACGCCAATTGCGCCCAACACCCTAACATCAGCGACGGAATCTAATACCAAACATGCTTTAAGTTGGCCCTTAAGTGACTGCTCTATGTTCTGTACCTTAGTTTGCCATTCTGAAGCAATCAGCAAATCTATGCTGGCGTTGGCTACAGCGCAGGCGAGAGGGTTACCCATAAAGGTAGGGCCATGCATAAATACACCAGCTTCACCGCTACAAATGGTGTCCGCTATCGCTTTACTGGTTAATGTAGCGGCTAGGCTCATATAGCCTCCAGTTAGACCTTTGCCTAAGCACAATATATCGGGTTCTATTTCGGCGTGTTCACAGGCAAACAGTTTACCGGTGCGGCCAAATCCAGTAGCAATTTCGTCTGCAATCAACAGTAGCTGATACTTATCACAAAGCTGTCGAAGCTGTTTCAAATACTCTGGGTGATAGATACGCATTCCACCCGCGCCTTGAACAATGGGCTCTATAATTACTGCAGCTATTGATTGGTGGTGTTGTTCAAGCATTTGCTGCATTGGTTTGATATCTTGCGGATCCCAGCTTTGTTCGAAGCGGGATTGCGGCGCATCGCAAAACAAGTGTTCTGGTAAGAATCCTTGATAAAGCTGATGCATTCCTCCATTGGGATCACACACCGACATAGCGCCAAAGGTATCGCCGTGATAACCATTTCTTACCGTGGCAAATTTAGCGCGTTTTTCACCTTTAGCATGCCAGTACTGCAAGGCCATTTTTAGTGCGACCTCTACAGCTACCGAACCAGAGTCACTAATAAATACTTGCTGCAAACTTTTGGGGGTTAAATCAACCAACTTTTTAGCAAGGTTAACGGCAGGTTGGTGAGTTAAGCCACCAAACATCACATGCGACATATTGGCTAACTGCTTGTGAGCGGCATCATCTAGCTCGGCTACCTTATAACCGTGAATACAAGCCCACCAAGATGCCATGCCGTCTACCAAGCGCTTACCGTTTTCAAGAATGATTTCACAGCCTTCAGCAGCTGCAACTGGATAGCAGGGCAATGGGTTAACCGACGAGGTATAAGGGTGCCATAGATGTTGTTGGTCGTAATCTAAATCAATGCTCATTTAATAACCGTTAGTAAAGTTGAGGGTTTTTTAAAGTTGACAGCGGCTCGGCTGTCGCTAGACTAGCGGATTATTATTTCTAAAGAAAGCTTCACAAATGACTCAAACACTCCGCCACGATTGGACCGTACAGGAAGTAAACGATTTGTTTGCTTTGCCGTTTAACGATTTGCTGTTTCAGGCCCAGTGCGCGCATCGCGCTAATTTTGACCCGAATCAAGTACAGGTTTCGACCTTGTTATCGATTAAAACTGGCGCGTGTCCTGAGGATTGCAAGTATTGCCCGCAAAGTGCTCACCATAAAACTGACCTTAAAACAGAGCGTTTGTTAGAAGTTGAGCATGTGCTTACTGAAGCTAAAAAGGCCAAGGAGAATGGCTCAACCCGTTTTTGTATGGGGGCTGCTTGGAAAAATCCTAAACAACGCGATATGCCGTACTTGGTTAAGATGGTTGAAGGCGTGAAAGAAATGGGTATGGAAACTTGTATGACTTTGGGTATGCTTGAGAAGCAGCAAGCCGAAGAGCTCGCAGACGCTGGTTTAGATTATTACAACCATAACCTAGATACTTCGCGTGAGTATTACCAAGAAATTATTACTACTCGTACCTATGACCAACGCTTAGACACTTTAGATAATGTTCGCTCTGCGGGTATGAAGGTTTGTTCTGGCGGTATTATGGGCATGGGCGAAACGGCTACCGACAGAAGTGGCTTGTTGGTTCAACTAGCTAATCTTCCACGTCACCCAGAAAGTGTACCGATTAACATGCTAGTTAAAGTGAAAGGCACTTTACTAGAAGGTGTTGATGATATGGACCAATTTGAGTTTATTCGCTGTATTGCGGTAGCTCGAATCATGATGCCGCGCTCCCACGTGCGTTTATCAGCTGGTCGTGAAGAAATGAATGAACAAGTTCAAGCGCTTTGTTTTATGGCGGGTGCAAACTCTATATTTTATGGATGTAAGCTCTTAACAACGCCTAATCCTGATGAAAACCAAGACATGCAGTTGTTTAAAAAGCTTGGGATACGTCCGGAGCCTGCAGCGCTTAAAAATGGCACCGAAGAACAAGAAGAAGACCTCTATAAAACCTTGGTTAAACAGCAGCAAAAAAACAGCCCATCTCAGTTTTACGATGCTTCATAAATGGCATTTGAGTTTGTAAAGCAGCAAGTCGAACAACGTAAACAGCAGCAGCTGTTTCGTCAGAGGCGCTGTCAATCGAGCGCTCAAGGGCGTTTGATTGAGATTGATAAACAAGGCTTTGTTAATTTTTCAAGTAACGATTACCTTGGTTTATCTCACCATGCAAAAGTAATTGAAGCTTGGAAAAAAGGTGCTGAGCGTTACGGCGTGGGCAGTGGTGGCTCGCCACTAGTTACCGGCTTTCAGCAAGCCCATCATGAGCTTGAAGAAACGCTGTGTGATTGGCAGGGGCGTGACGGAGCTTTGTTGTTTAACAGCGGCTTTTCCGCTAACCAAAGCGTGATCAAGGCTTTGCTCTCCAAAAATGATGTATTAATCCAAGATAAACTTAATCATGCATCTTTAATGGAAGCTGGCGTATTGTGTGATGCCAGCTTCATGCGTTTTAAGCATAACTCGATGCAGCAACTGGCTAAAAAGTTGGTTAGCCAAAATAGTGATAACTGTTTGGTGATCACTGAAGGTGTATTTAGCATGGATGGTGATCAAGCCCCGCTACAATCAATCAGCGACTTATGCAAACAACATCAAGCTTGGTTAATGGTAGATGACGCTCACGGAGTGGGGTGTTTAGGAGATCAAGGCGCTGGTTCGTTAAATCACCAAGGCCTTAGTCCCGATGATGTGCAGATCCAGATGATAACCTTTGGCAAAGCTTTGGGGGTTTCCGGTGCAGCCATTCTGTGTGACCAAGAGCTTAAAGACTACCTTATTAACTTTGATAAAAGCTATGTTTACTCCACTGCAATGCCGGCTGCACAAGCTTGCGCTATCACAGAATCTATTAAGGTGCTGCAAACAGAGCCTGAACTACAACAAAAGCTAGTAAGCAATATAACGTTGTTTAAAGGCTTAGCTAAGGAAAACGGTATAGCGCTCACTGATTCTAATACAGCTATACAACCGATAATTGTTGGTCAGGCTGAAAAAGCCTTGCTAATGGCTCAATCCCTGCAAAACAAGGGCTTTTGGGTGTCAGCTATTCGGCCACCAACGGTACCAGCCAATACTGCTCGGTTACGGGTTACCTTAAGTAGCCATCATCAAGAACAAGATATTGTTGGTCTTATAAAAGCCATTTTTGAAGTAAACAAAGATAACTATGATCATCGATAAACAGCAGGTTGCTCGTCATTTTTCCAAGGCTGCTGACTCATATAATGACTACGCCGAACTACAACGAAACATCGGCCACCAACTGCTGAGATACTTGCCAGCTAAAGACTATTCGTTGGCTGTTGATTTGGGCTGCGGTACTGGATACTTTGCTACAGCCCTAAAAGCTCAAGCGGATAAGGTAATTGCTTTAGACCTGTCTTTGGCGATGGCAAACAAAGCTAAGCATTCTGCCAAACCATTTGCTGCAATGGTGAGTGATGCAGAGCAACTAGCACTAGCAGATTGCAGTGTTGACTTGGTCTATTCAAGCTTGGCTTTACAATGGTGTAACGACCTTACTACCGCCTTGAGGGAAGTTAGACGCGTGCTTAAGCCTAATGGCATTTTGTTATTTTCTACCCTTAATCAAGGCACTTTGTTTGAGCTAGAAGATGCCTGGGCAGATGTAGACAAGCATCGTCATGTAAATCGATTTCTTACCAATGCAGAGATTGAAGAAGCTGCCTATAATGCCGGTTTTACCGATACCGAGTTTTATCAGGAAAAACGAACACTTTGGTATGAGCATGCCTTTCTGTTGTTAGCTGACTTAAAAGGAATTGGCGCTAACTATGTAGTTGGCGGTGAACCCAACGCTACAAATCGCAGTCAACTTAAAACCATGGCTAAAAACTACAAGGCTAAATACAGTTCGGCAGATAGAAACAACTGCATTAGTGCAACATATAAGGTGAGCTACGGAGTATTAATTAATGCTTAAGTCCATTTTTATCACCGGTACAGATACCGAAGTAGGTAAAACTGTAGTGAGTTGTGGCTTGGTGAAGGCCTTGCAAGACAAATTTTCTATAGTCAATGGATATAAACCAATAGCAGCTGGAACCGAAATATTTGCTTTAGGTGAGGGCAACGAAGACGCCTTCGCGCTGATGGGTGTAAATTCTAGTGAACTTAGCTATTCAGACGTTAACCCGGTCATGTTAAAACATGCCATTGCTCCTCACATAGCTGCAAATATAGAAAACACGCCGGTTAATACTGAGCTAATGACCAGTGGCTTACAAAACCTCTCTAGTAAATCTGACTTCGTTGTTGTTGAAGGAGCTGGGGGGTGGCATGTTCCTCTTAACGATAATGGCTTGATGATGTCTAACTGGGTCGCAGATCAAAAGCTGCCGGTTGTGTTGGTGGTTGGTGTTAAGTTGGGATGCCTTAATCATGCCCTGCTTACGGTTGAAGCGATAAAAGCCAGCGGTTGCACGTTGGTTGCTTGGGTTGCTAATAACTTGAATGAAACTTCAGATATATCAAAACTGAATATCAGCTATTTGCAAGCAGCCATTGAGGCGCCTTGTATTGCTGAACTTCCCTATAATACTAGCTTGAATGCGGATACTGCAGCTGAATGCTTTGAGCTTGAAGCGCTAGTCAGCCAAACCTAAAGGGTTTAGTCCTGTTTAGGCCATTGAAAATTGTGAGCTATCCCCCATATATAAGGGTAGTTGGGTTATTCCATCATAATTGAGGAAGACGATGAAACGTATATTGTTGTTTTTAGGCACAAACTTAGCGGTTGTTTTGGTGCTTGGTATAGTAATGAACATAGTGTTCTCTGCCTTGGGGATTTCTACCCAAAGCATTGGCGGTTTGTTGATATTCTGTGCCATTTTCGGCTTTGGTGGCTCTATCATTTCTTTGCTGATTTCTAAATGGATGGCAAAGCGTTCTACCGGCGCACAAGTAATCACTACTCCAAGAAACCAAACTGAAGCTTGGCTAGTAGATACTGTAGCGCGACAAGCTAAAGCGGCTGGTATTGGTATGCCCGAGGTCGCCATTTACAATGCACCAGATATGAATGCTTTTGCCACTGGAGCTAAACGTGACGACGCCTTAGTTGCAGTAAGTACTGGCCTGCTGGATAACATGAGCCGAGATGAAGTAGAAGCAGTACTCGCTCATGAAGTTAGCCATATTGCCAATGGCGACATGGTAACGCTCACCTTAATTCAGGGTGTAGTGAATACTTTTGTGATGTTCCTAGCTCGAATTATCGCTAACCTTATCAGCTCAGCGATGAGCAACAATAACGAAAACGGCCAGGGCATGGGCACCCTTGCTTACATTGCCACAGTGTTTGTACTTGAAATGGTATTTGGCATTCTTGCTAGCATTATTGTTATGTGGTTTTCGCGTCAGCGCGAGTACCGCGCTGATGCGGGTTCTGCCAAGTTAGTTGGCAAAGACAAGATGATTAATGCCCTCCAACGTTTAGGTGGAAGTAGAGAGCCAGAAATGGAAGGTTCTATGATGGCCTTTGGTATTAACGGCAAACGCGCAATGAGCGAGCTGTTTTTAAGCCATCCTCCCTTGGAAAAGCGAATCGCAGCTTTGCGAGCGCGTTAAGTTCGGTCAACCGACCAAAAACTTTAATAAAAGTGCCGCTTTGTCGGCACTTTTTTGATCTTGCGCTTAATTTTTGAGCGTAAACTTTTAAGTTTGTAATATCTACTTAATTTTTTAAACTGTTTGCTTTCTTTTTGCGCCTAGCGCAAGCAGAATGGTTAGCTAGTTTTAGTTGTATGCTCAGGAAGAGTTAAGAACTATCAGGGATATGAAATTTACCTTTTTATCAATCAACGCCAGTAAGATTGGAATACTACTATTTATTAGTAGTGTCTTACTCGCATGTCAAAACCAAACTCAAGCTCTGCGTGTAGCCGTGTCTCCTTGGTTGGGTTTTGAGCCTATATTCCTGTCTAAGCAACTTTCTTTTGAAGGTTCAAACGCCTATATCGTTAATGAACTAACCACGCCCAGCCATGTAATGCACGCACTTAAAAGTGGCCAAGTGGATGCCGGTTTCTTAAGCCTCACCGAAACAATTAGCCTATTAGCTGAGCGAGTCGATCTAACCGTAGTAGCGGTTATCGATCGCAGCGTAGGTGGCGATGCCTTGGTCACACGCCAAGACATCAATAATATTGAACAACTGAAAGGCGAACGCATTGGCTATGAGAGCTTATCAGTAGCTTCTCTTGTTATGGACGACTGGTTACAAGATACCAAGGTTAATGCCGACGATTTTGTTTTAGTGGAAGCCAAGCTTGATGAACAACTGGCGTTATTTCGCAAAGGTGAAATTAGCGCGGTGATGACCTCAGGCCCAATTCAAAGCCGTTTGGTAGATAACCTATCTGCCAACGTACTTTATAAAAGCGCTGCGCAAGGCCAAGCTTATTACCGGGTGATGGTAGTAAGAACTGAGGTCTTACAAGAAAAGCGAAATGGCGTATCGAATCTATTAAAAAACTTTTATAAAGCGAACACTTGGTTAGAAGAGCATTCGAGAGAAGGCTACAAGTTAATCGCTAAGCGAACTCAGCTATACAGTAAAGAAGTTCGCCAAGCTTATGGAAATATTCAAATGCTTAATGCTCAGCAGAGCATTGCACTTTTCACTGGTAATTTTATTTTGGGACTTGCGCAGGAAAAAGCGCAACGTATGGCTGAGTTGGAATTGATCCACCGAGCACCTGATTTGTCGCGAAGTTTTACCAGCGAGTGGTTATTGGAGTTGAACGGTGTATAGGTTTAAGCGGATTTCATTGAGTGTAGTTATACCTATTTTGGCTTTGGTATTGTTAGTTATTGCTCAAAGTTTATTGTTGTTAGGTACGCTGCATGAACAACGCAATAAAATGGCAGAACATACTAGCCAACGTTTGCTGCATATTGGCTATCAGCTTCAACAAAGCCTTTCAGACAGTTTATCTCGTCATCAGTGGGATATTGCCGAACGCCAGTTAACCTTAGTGGCCCTAAATCAACAACTGGATTCACTGCAGGTTATTGATCCTCAAGGTTTGGTTCAAATATCCAACAAACGCGCAGAAAAGAGCCTGTTTGCTGCAGATAATGCAAATTACTTTAATACCGAATTGTTCAATCAGGTAAAAACCAAGCGCTCACCGATATCACAAGTATTGCCCGAACATTGGCAAGTAAACTTGTATTTGCCTTTAGACATGGGGCCAAGAGAAGACAGCTTGCGAAGAGCTGAACAGGGCGCAATATTTGTCAGCTATAACCTACAAAATACGTGGCTAGCTAAGCGTCAGATGATCATAGATGAAGCGATAAAAACCTTCATCTACATGTCGGTGGCTATGTTGCTACTGGTATTAATGCTTAACCGACTATTAGTCGCGCCTATTAATAAGCTTGTAGGGCGCACTAAGCAAATTCAAACCCATCGAAATGCCAATATTGCAGCAAAAAGCCAAGGTGAAATTGGTGCCTTAGAACATGCCATTGGCAAAATGGCTAACGGTATTCATAGTAGCTTCGCCCAACTACAGCGCAGTGAGCAACGCTGGCAGTTTGCCTTAAGTGGCTCTGGAGACGGTATTTGGGATTGGAACCTAATTACTAATACGGTGTATTACTCTCCACAATGGAAAGCCATGTTGGGTTACCAAGAAGGTGGGATAGGTGAAAAGATAGAAGAGTGGGAGTCTAGGATCCATCCTGAAGACTTAGACAAAACTCTCAATGAGCTACGCAAGCACCTTAAAAAGAAAAACAAAGTTTATGAGTCAATGCATCGGGTTAAACATAAAGATGGTCACTATTTGTGGGTATTATCTCGAGGCATGGTGGTAGAGCGCAGTGAGCGAGGTTTACCTTCTCGAGTGATCAGCACCCAGACAAACATATCTGAAGTTCGCTCTGCCCAGGAGTTGGTGCGTTTTCAGTCTTCACATGATGACATTACGCGATTGTCTAATCGTAGAAAACTTCTAGAAAATCTGGATTTGGAAATTGAAAGAGGACGTAAGTCCAACAAAGTTGGTGCGCTAATTTATCTCGATATTGACCACTTTAAAAACGTTAACGACATGCTTGGTCACGCCGCCGGTGATTTATTGCTTCGATTAATCGCTCACCGACTTAGAGAAGGGCGAAGCAGTACTGAAACGGTTGCTCGTCTTGGCGGTGATGAATTCGCCTTGTTAGTACCTAATCTATCTACCGACCGCGAAGAAGCGAAGCAACTTGCTGCCAATATGGCTGAGCATTTAGGGCGGGTTATTCACAAAGAGTTTGTGATCAAGGGTAATCAAATTTCCTTGAACCTCACCACCGGTGTTGCTCTGTTTCCTAATCACGATAGCAATGCCACTGAGATTTTGCGCCAAGCAGATATTGCGCTTTACCACGGTAAAGATAATGAGCGCTCAAGCGTTCATGTTTTCTCTGACCAAATGGCCGATGAGATCCAAGAGCGCCATCAGTTGACGAAGATGATGCGAGAAGCGCTAGAAAACGAAGATATGGTAGCGTACTTCCAGCCTCGTTAT
The Agarivorans aestuarii DNA segment above includes these coding regions:
- a CDS encoding putative bifunctional diguanylate cyclase/phosphodiesterase, whose protein sequence is MSVVIPILALVLLVIAQSLLLLGTLHEQRNKMAEHTSQRLLHIGYQLQQSLSDSLSRHQWDIAERQLTLVALNQQLDSLQVIDPQGLVQISNKRAEKSLFAADNANYFNTELFNQVKTKRSPISQVLPEHWQVNLYLPLDMGPREDSLRRAEQGAIFVSYNLQNTWLAKRQMIIDEAIKTFIYMSVAMLLLVLMLNRLLVAPINKLVGRTKQIQTHRNANIAAKSQGEIGALEHAIGKMANGIHSSFAQLQRSEQRWQFALSGSGDGIWDWNLITNTVYYSPQWKAMLGYQEGGIGEKIEEWESRIHPEDLDKTLNELRKHLKKKNKVYESMHRVKHKDGHYLWVLSRGMVVERSERGLPSRVISTQTNISEVRSAQELVRFQSSHDDITRLSNRRKLLENLDLEIERGRKSNKVGALIYLDIDHFKNVNDMLGHAAGDLLLRLIAHRLREGRSSTETVARLGGDEFALLVPNLSTDREEAKQLAANMAEHLGRVIHKEFVIKGNQISLNLTTGVALFPNHDSNATEILRQADIALYHGKDNERSSVHVFSDQMADEIQERHQLTKMMREALENEDMVAYFQPRYNANFEMVGAETLLRWFDTKLGWISPGRFIPLAEETGLILTIGQWVMRSACETLKTWEERGLPENFKTLSINVSPNQFHRDTFVQETLATIQQAGCDPKLIELEITEGVLVDNVQDTVEKIQALRDIGVRFSVDDFGTGYSSLAYLNKLPINCLKIDKSFVSELQSGGSECAIITTIISMAENLDLEVIAEGVETEYQLEFLKYRRCTVYQGFYFSEALEPEIFEERLFIGQAEIA
- a CDS encoding ABC transporter substrate-binding protein — its product is MKFTFLSINASKIGILLFISSVLLACQNQTQALRVAVSPWLGFEPIFLSKQLSFEGSNAYIVNELTTPSHVMHALKSGQVDAGFLSLTETISLLAERVDLTVVAVIDRSVGGDALVTRQDINNIEQLKGERIGYESLSVASLVMDDWLQDTKVNADDFVLVEAKLDEQLALFRKGEISAVMTSGPIQSRLVDNLSANVLYKSAAQGQAYYRVMVVRTEVLQEKRNGVSNLLKNFYKANTWLEEHSREGYKLIAKRTQLYSKEVRQAYGNIQMLNAQQSIALFTGNFILGLAQEKAQRMAELELIHRAPDLSRSFTSEWLLELNGV